In a single window of the Montipora capricornis isolate CH-2021 chromosome 11, ASM3666992v2, whole genome shotgun sequence genome:
- the LOC138024787 gene encoding fucolectin-like, with translation MNKLYGTASVNGTQETAEENIVAGKSTTQSSIYSDQYSNGTSDKAVDGNPEQEFKNGQCSRTLKDNPSWWRVDLSSPVQVFEVRIVIGNSPTSDGSNVTRTQVYNITLGDSFNVTNNPVCARWDGSFDLEASLVCHINPSRSGRYVGILSTRRQFLQLCEVEIFSKGASVLSKAVVELVYTALSFFTPVYG, from the exons AGAACATTGTGGCGGGGAAGAGCACGACCCAATCCTCCATCTACAGTGACCAATACTCTAATGGCACATCAGACAAAGCAGTTGATGGGAATCCTGAACAGGAATTTAAGAATGGACAGTGCTCACGTACTTTAAAAGATAATCCAAGCTGGTGGCGAGTGGATTTGAGCAGTCCTGTCCAGGTCTTTGAAGTTCGCATCGTTATTGGGAATTCGCCCACGTCTGACGGGTCAAATGTTACAAGGACTCAAGTCTACAATATAACATTGG GCGACAGCTTCAATGTAACAAATAATCCAGTTTGTGCGCGATGGGATGGTTCATTTGACCTGGAAGCATCACTTGTGTGTCACATAAATCCGTCAAGGAGTGGCAGATATGTTGGTATACTCTCAACCAGAAGACAGTTCCTACAGCTCTGTGAGgttgaaatcttttcaaaaggTGCTTCAGTGTTAAGTAAAGCTGTAGTAGAACTGGTGTACACAGCATTATCTTTTTTTACTCCCGTGTATGGCTGA